From one Marmota flaviventris isolate mMarFla1 chromosome 1, mMarFla1.hap1, whole genome shotgun sequence genomic stretch:
- the Bst2 gene encoding bone marrow stromal antigen 2: MAPSFYHYLPVPMDDQMKEGTPRRCWLWLLVGFVMAGLIIALSIFMVKYYSEACQNGLELERQCHNVTQLLKKQLIQAKEESLAAETRADTCNQTVVKLKAQELQLQARVQELERNVTELNQRLQETLKKLERPRTENTQTIPASSQATIVLQLSMWLLLLSLAIPLL; encoded by the exons ATGGCACCCTCTTTTTACCACTACTTGCCAGTGCCCATGGATGATCAAATGAAGGAGGGCACCCCTCGAAGGTGCTGGCTGTGGTTGTTGGTGGGATTCGTCATGGCGGGCCTGATAATCGCTCTGTCCATTTTCATGGTCAAATATTACAGTGAAGCCTGCCAGAATGGTCTCGAGCTGGAGAGGCAGTGCCACAATGTCACCCAGCTCCTGAAGAAGCAGCTGATCCAAGCCAAGGAGGAGAGTCTGGCGGCCGAGACCCGAGCTGACACCTGTAACCAGACTGTG GTGAAACTGAAGGCCCAGGAGCTGCAGCTACAGGCGCGAGTGCAGGAACTTGAGA GAAATGTCACCGAATTGAACCAAAGGCTGCAGGAGACTTTGAAAAAACTGGAGCGACCAAG AACGGAGAACACCCAGACCATCCCGGCCAGCTCCCAGGCCACCATCGTTCTGCAGCTCTCCATGTGGCTCCTGCTCCTGAGCCTCGCCATTCCGCTGCTCTGA